The following are from one region of the Lineus longissimus chromosome 19, tnLinLong1.2, whole genome shotgun sequence genome:
- the LOC135502930 gene encoding tubulin epsilon chain-like, with protein MTQSIVVQVGQCGNQIGTRFWDLALREHASTNKRGVYDESISSFFRNVDTRYDDPVDIPLGDSRGKIKSLKARAVLVDMEEGVVSNVMKGPLREVFDYKQLITDVSGCGNNWAVGHHNYGVQYREEISDTIRRAAEFCDCLQCFFIMHSMGGGTGSGLGTHVLRILEEQYPDVYRFVTAVYPSAEDDVITSPYNSVLAMRQLTENADCVLPIENQALVEIMNKINQAVPSTKIGKKTFGDVKTLATGDGGLTKKKDEKPFDTMNNIVANLLLNMTSSARFEGSLNVDLNEITMNLVPFPKLHYLVSSQAPLYSCADIHLPPRRLDQMFSDAFSRDHQLIRADPKHSTYLACALMVRGNAEVSDIRRNIERLKPSLKFIHWNQEGWKTGLCSTPPVGQQYSLLTLANNTCVRHTFSELKDRFVRLYKRKAHMHHYTSVDGMEAQEFTDSLESLTGIISEYEGLETNPPGHAARLPVA; from the exons ATGACGCAGTCAATTGTTGTCCAAG TTGGTCAGTGCGGTAATCAGATCGGCACAAGGTTCTGGGATTTAGCTCTGCGGGAGCACGCAAGCACAAACAAG CGTGGCGTTTACGACGAGTCCATCAGCAGCTTCTTCAGGAATGTCGATACACGATATGACGACCCAGTGGATATTCCATTGGGTGATTCCAGAGGCAAGATCAAGTCACTTAAAGCGAGG gCAGTGCTGGTGGATATGGAAGAAGGGGTAGTTAGTAACGTCATGAAGGGGCCGCTGAGGGAAGTCTTCGACTATAAGCAGCTCATTACAGATGTGTCAGGATGTGGTAATAATTG GGCGGTTGGTCATCATAATTACGGAGTGCAGTACCGGGAGGAAATATCCGACACAATTCGTCGAGCTGCGGAATTCTGTGATTGTTTGCAATGTTTCTTCATAATGCATTCCATGGGAGGAG GGACTGGTTCAGGTCTTGGCACTCACGTTCTCCGGATACTAGAAGAACAGTACCCGGATGTCTACAGATTCGTCACCGCGGTTTATCCCTCGGCGGaggatgatgtcatcacctCGCCGTATAATAGCGTCCTGGCGATGCGGCAGTTGACGGAAAATGCTGACTGTGTTCTTCCTATAGAGAATCAG gCTCTTGTCGAAATTATGAATAAAATCAATCAGGCGGTTCCATCCACGAAAATCGGGAAAAAGACGTTCGGAGATGTGAAGACCCTCGCAACTGGTGACGGTGGTCTGACgaagaaaaaagatgaaaaaccaTTCGATACGATGAATAATATCGTCGCTAATCTCTTACTGAACATGACAAG CTCAGCAAGATTCGAAGGATCGCTCAACGTAGATTTAAACGAAATCACAATGAACCTCGTCCCCTTCCCCAAGCTACACTACCTCGTCTCCAGCCAAGCGCCGCTCTACTCCTGCGCCGATATCCACCTTCCTCCGCGGCGACTCGATCAGATGTTCTCGGACGCTTTCTCGCGAGATCACCAGTTGATCCGAGCTGATCCGAAACACAGCACGTACCTCGCATGCGCCCTCATGGTCCGAGGGAACGCGGAAGTGTCTGACATCAGGCGAAACATTGAGAG GTTAAAGCCCTCGCTGAAATTCATCCACTGGAACCAAGAGGGTTGGAAGACAGGCCTGTGTTCAACGCCCCCTGTGGGCCAACAATACTCACTACTGACGCTTGCAAATAACACGTGTGTACGACATACATTCTCCGAGCTGAAGGATCGGTTTGTCCGGCTCTATAAGAGAAAG GCCCATATGCACCATTATACCAGTGTGGACGGGATGGAGGCCCAGGAGTTCACGGACAGCCTTGAGTCACTCACCGGTATCATATCCGAGTACGAAGGCTTAGAGACGAACCCACCTGGCCACGCTGCAAGGTTGCCGGTGGCATGA
- the LOC135503007 gene encoding uncharacterized protein LOC135503007, with protein sequence MTNDHSMTVDVIGKERCYKTQELYTLKYADVVNLIKENGSLVLREKADMDKSAAQAEGPKLTPRVVRTGSEPSLLPPLNRTRIMKDTTWIRYAQNTTPQNRNTTTRSSDMSKVKDGEKKKVRALSPINSNPRGSKDYVSSPGPVLLNHSPYKLEDAHPRERARIDFQDVLLTTKKKRKNEVQNKENRPSNRPNRDKFVDYLNQKRELTKQIHLKSNHVDFHERPGQTQKNRMSYPMVRPRYREEVSIRNKLEEFKRWHEQEYRLRYTKNKMIIDEGPKLQRPSSAGRQRKLPETAPVLIKKIQVPEVVPVEKVPVVTESSSSELVGSKRLKLKNDAEVDAVRSKDTSGQNTESKASKCVEKRVETKARRTRSTKISVPPNQNAASNTANTSAAQAPASAKTWRTWRAPDTSCAYQDVKQYIEDNELMPESKEKMIRDWVQDVDRYMNDIQEENEETEIGESYPEPIPISSPTESLSDSSETA encoded by the coding sequence ATGACGAACGACCACAGCATGACAGTAGATGTCATTGGGAAAGAACGCTGCTATAAAACTCAGGAGCTTTATACTCTAAAGTACGCCGATGTCGTGAATCTTATAAAGGAAAATGGCTCCTTGGTTCTGAGGGAAAAGGCAGATATGGACAAATCAGCAGCGCAAGCAGAAGGGCCGAAGTTAACACCTCGAGTCGTCCGCACGGGGAGCGAACCAAGCCTTCTACCGCCTCTGAACAGAACTCGCATTATGAAAGACACAACCTGGATCCGGTATGCGCAGAACACTACGCCGCAGAACCGGAACACGACCACAAGGTCATCAGATATGTCAAAGGTGAAGGACGGAGAGAAGAAGAAAGTACGCGCGCTGAGTCCAATAAACAGTAACCCGCGTGGCAGCAAGGATTATGTGAGCTCCCCGGGGCCTGTTTTGTTGAATCACTCCCCGTATAAATTGGAGGATGCTCATCCGCGCGAACGTGCGCGTATTGATTTTCAAGACGTTTTGCTCACAACgaagaaaaaacgaaaaaatgaGGTACAAAATAAGGAAAATAGGCCTAGCAACCGACCCAACAGAGATAAATTCGTTGACTATCTGAATCAGAAAAGGGAGTTAACGAAACAAATCCATTTAAAGAGCAATCATGTCGATTTTCATGAGAGGCCCGGGCAGACGCAGAAAAATCGCATGAGTTATCCTATGGTGCGACCGCGTTACAGGGAGGAGGTCAGCATCAGAAATAAACTGGAGGAGTTTAAGCGATGGCATGAGCAGGAATATAGACTACGGTATACCAAGAACAAAATGATAATTGACGAGGGGCCGAAATTGCAGAGGCCGTCGTCGGCGGGAAGACAACGAAAATTGCCGGAAACTGCGCCGGTTTTGATCAAAAAGATCCAGGTTCCGGAAGTAGTTCCAGTGGAGAAAGTTCCGGTCGTGACGGAGTCGAGTTCGAGTGAGCTCGTTGGATCAAAGCgattaaaattaaaaaatgacGCTGAGGTGGATGCAGTACGATCAAAAGACACAAGCGGCCAGAATACTGAATCAAAAGCATCGAAATGTGTTGAAAAGCGCGTCGAAACGAAAGCGCGACGGACTCGAAGTACAAAGATTTCAGTGCCGCCAAATCAAAACGCGGCTTCGAATACTGCGAATACTAGTGCTGCGCAGGCGCCGGCGTCTGCGAAAACATGGAGGACTTGGCGGGCCCCGGATACTTCTTGCGCCTATCAGGATGTGAAACAGTACATAGAGGATAATGAATTGATGCCCGAATCGAAGGAGAAAATGATTAGAGACTGGGTGCAAGATGTTGATCGTTATATGAATGATATTCAAGAAGAGAACGAGGAAACGGAAATAGGCGAGTCTTATCCGGAGCCGATTCCGATTTCGTCACCGACGGAAAGTCTGTCTGACTCATCGGAGACAGCGTGA